From the genome of Grus americana isolate bGruAme1 chromosome 4, bGruAme1.mat, whole genome shotgun sequence:
AACACCTCATATAGACAACAAACTAAAATTGTAATCATCAAAGGAGATTCATATTTTGCATCAATTACTTTATGATATATCACAACATACATTTCTCAGTCTACAAGTAATATGTAACTAAACCCTCAATGATTTGTACGATGAGTTCATTAGTAGCTCATGTTCTATTAAAACACTTGGCATTCAGCTTACAATAAGACATTATACGCTTCATAATATATTTACAGATATACAGTCAACTGTAATGCCAGCATTTCAAACATGAACTCCAACTGTCCCCTTCCTCTtgaacacaggaaagaaaaggtcaTTCATTTGCAGATGAACCCAACTAAACCTACTGGGATTTGCAGAGGCATTTTGGAGCCAAATTTGAAAGTAGTCAGTTTTACTACAGAGACAAGAAGTCTTGTCCTTTTCTCTACAATAAATAGACAAAAGCAatttgtgtatgtattttaaagacagtCAGTGGTTGTACAGCCTGAAGCTTCTCTTGTCCAGGAAAACTGTCTGACAAAGTATTAAATAGAAAGAACTCTTGGCTGGAATATCGCTTTTTGTAATTGATTTTTGGTGTTCTAATATGCATAAGGTCACCTGCACACCAAATATCAAGAGCCAGACATCCTAATGAGGGACCTAGCTTCCAAAACCCTCCCTGAGATGCTCTAGCTGATAGTCTACACTCTTTTAATCAGCAAGATTTGCTATTAACGCTacctcaaaacagaaaacagtgatAACTGTTCAGGTTGTGTCACTCTTTGTAAGACacttaaaagcatttcagtgcAAAATAAACAGTAAGTCTCAGTGAAAGAGACAGGTAAGTTTGAGACAGACTGAgtgagatgagaaaaagcaattattaaaaagcaaCGAGGATTTCACCTGTGTACATCAATGGTTTCCATCAAGCGACATATCACCCATGCCCACAGAAGAATCACATGGTTACAGAAAACAACAATTCCAATAAAAAAGCCAGTTCCAAGGATAAGTGTTTCCAGAGGATGTGCATATTCTGCTTGCATTCCAAATGGAGACTAGAAAGATATAACAGGCAGGAAAACagtaattattttcaattttatataCCCCCAAATCAGAATCCCCATTTTGTGGtgctctccccttcccacaAGGCTACAATAGGACAAACGGAATGATGTTGTGGGTAAAGGAAATAGTCTGACTGAGCAATGGCCTTAACACAGGTGTTCAGCTCCTCACTGggcaaacagaaaacagtattcCAAGGTCATAAGGATTATCGTTCCATTAGTGATTCCAAACACTTCACTACTAGTTGAAGAGCTGAAAACTTTTATTTAGGCTTACCGTTACCCTAGGCCAAAGCATTATTTCAGGAATATTAAAGTGTTTGGCAAGCTCCTATCAGCTTTGCTATACATCCAGTcttggaagcagaagaaaaaaggaagccaaAATATTCTCAGAATCAGGATTCGctaacaaatttattttaaaaataataaaaaaataaaaacccctcaTCTTTTGacaattgtttaaaacaaattcgTACCATTCAAACGTTATTTtgagactgaaataaaacattttctttcctttacatacatacacacaccaGTCATTCCTACATTTGGTTTACCAAAAAAGATATTCCATAGAGAGTTTTCAGAAGTAGAACACCATACaaagagcagaatttaaaaaaaaaattaacctaaTGCTGAAGGTTATAAGTCtgattagcagaaaaaaaataaggtccACTTCGGCTTAAGGATGATTTTAAAATCATCACCTTTTATTATCAGGGGAAGTTTTTAGTTAAACAGCCGTCAGCCTACAGATCACTTCCGTGTGAACTGCTAACCACTCTCAAGAATAATGGCCAGAAGCTGCTCCTGCTAGAGCCCTGAAGGGCTGCcaagagcaagaggaaaacagcagctgctgctgcagatgtAGGTACATACACAGGCATCAATCAATACCAAGCTTCTCTTATTTTCGGCAGCCTGCATAAACCACCCCTGACCCAGCAGCTTGCAGTTTACCTTAGGCACAGATTAGGTCATacactgaaacacagcagcagacaAACACAGCGGCACTGATTTCTGTGATCCAGAGGCAGTGCCATCTCAACACAGCAATAGTAACAGTCAGGTGTGAGCACGGCTGGACCCTGCCTGGCTCAGAACAGTGCCACCTCCAGTCCAGCATGGCTCATTACCTTGCGCTGAATGTCAGCTCCAACACCGCtaaatgcagaaccacccaaaACATGTCAGTACTGCAGTATCACGCAACTGGCTATACTGCTTCCAGAGGCCCCTATCCAAAGCTACAATCCTGCCAGGAATCATGTACGCTGCACATATGATGCGCACACCCAGACCGTGCAGGAGCCGCCTGTCTGGATCGTGTTCTGGGGATTACTATGCTCTGGGTAACACCCTAGGTAGTGGTGAACTGACAATCAAAATCAGAAActtacctttttcccctcccctaaCAATCAGACAtataaatacacttttaaaagcCTGCTTCACCTAGCTCAATAGATACGATCAGACTTCAGCAAGAGTTGAATGCGATCTTTCATTCccattaaatgaaataaaactacaggagatgttttcagaaacaaaacgGATGACTGTTCTTGACAAAGAGCTCAAGAAAAGACACCTATCTCACTGTCAGAGGGACCTGCAAAATTCTCAAGTCTTTCAAATAAGGCTTTTAAATTAGATGTATGAAACCACATCtactaaaaattattaaaaaataatcaaggaaTACATACAACAAACTCATGGTGAACCTTATGGATATACTTGTATATTCTCTTGTGATGCAGCAATCTGTGCAGGAAATAGTGCCAGGCATCCTCAATCACTGCACATCCAAAACACTGGGCAACCAGAACAtacctttaaaaagcaaaagagctaTTAGTTATAGAATATACTAGCAGATGCACAatcttgaaagagaaaatagtttATATGCTAGTAAGGGTGGGAAAGGTTTATGTGTATTACTGACTGAATAACAGTGCATTGACACTACCTTTTTAACatactaaaaatattaattaccaGGTAGAAGGGTTATTGTGCTTTTCAACTCATCTGTTGATATGCTGCAGTGAGTTAGCATGCAGTATAACAAGCTGTCATTTGAATGTTACACACGCAGCCGACAGAGAACACCCACAGGCTGTGTAAGACCTAGATATAACAATATAGAGCATATCAGCTATCTAAACCAGATGGAAAATAGCTTTCCAAGAAAGATGAACTTCTGTTGCAAAGAACAGCTATCagggcggggggctgggggaggaggcagcatttgtaactaattcagttttgtttaaaagtatACCAGTTTAGTGCAAAAAAGGAGAATGTGAAGCAGGTGGTACATTATCTCCCTTGAGGAACACACTGCTGCTATGATAAAAAACAAGATGTAGGGAAGAAACATTTAGGAAGAATCAAAAAATGTTggctaaaaaacccccacaaagtCCAATGTTTAAGCCATGCCATCATGAATCTTTCTTTGTGTTATAAACTCCATTCTAATCCCCCTTCTTCCAAGTACCAGAACAGTTTgaggccatttaaaaaaaaaaaaaaaatctagaaagttataattaaattttacataAGTTAAGCATCATCAGAAGCAAAATTAACAGAGTTTACATCACCAAAGAATTATTGTGAATTACTGTTGACAGTACTATTTGTTAAATATTCTGCCTCCAACTGTATGGAACTCAGCATCAACCTACGAGAAAAATCTACCTACCATTTGGGCATCTCTTCCCATTCATACGGGATGTTAAAATACTCTGTGAAGTAATAGGTGCCACAAATCAGAGGAAGCTGAATGAAAAAGTGATTGAAGAGGAGTGTTTTGAAACACTTCCACTGCTTTTCCCATGTCTCTGGTTTATcctaagaagcagaaaaaagaatcagTGTTACATACTTGTCTTGCACCTAACCAAAGTGCTACAAAAATTACCTCAGAAGCAGTTTCATTTCACATTGGAAGACAAATAGCAGGTCCTCCAATAATACAAATTAACTCAGGCAATATAAATTACATGGGATTGGATTCAGCttcatcaaaatgtttttttttttaagctagctTTCTGTAAAATTTAAAGTAAGACTCTCTTAAGAGAAGTTGTCTTTGCCAGTCACCACAAACTATTCTTGTTATTTCAGTGCTTGTAATTAGCAGGAACATTTTGTATTCGTCACTTTAACACAAatctaattttgcttttcttcttcacacCACTGAATGCATTCTCATAGCTAAAATAGTACAGGGAGAAGCTGAAGATAGGAGACTGCCAAGAAATAAGTTGTCTTGAAAACATCCAGTTTTTGCAGGGAGATGTTTTACCAATTAGTGTAGAAATTTCAGAAGCTGGtattattaatttctaattCCTATTACAAGGAACTGGGAGAAAACAATTGTCTTTAAATACTGGATGTTACCAATTAGGAGTGTGCAGTCCATCCCAGGCTTTCTCCATCGttgaaatacttcaaaaatcCTTTCAAGAAGGTGTGCATAGAGATACTTCAAGGAGAAACTTATTAAATAAGCAGACCACATAATTCTTTCATAATAAGACACACCTCTACCACAAGATACTGTGATTCTACTATACCTTCCCCTGATGATATATAAACTCACATGGAGAAAATTTAACTTTGCTAACGTAGAGATCGGCATACCCTTTTCTCCCTAAACTACCATGGTGGAAAGGATACATCCCTCAGAAATAACTCCTTCCCCAAAATccacttctctttctctcctcacGCACACTGAAATTTTTCTGTCGCTTCCAGGATGTCCACAGTGATAGAGGAAATGGGGTCATATAAATTGGAAACTAGGCTACTATAGTTACACATTCTACTTCACACATTCAAAGACAAATCAGGAAGCATGCAGTTCACAACTTTGTCTTACCTGCTGAATTTTATACTTTTGCATGTACGGTATAAACTGGAAGACAAATCCAGGTACACAGAGCAAGAAATATGAAACTTCGTGAACTATAAGAGATCCCCAAGTTGCAATCTGGAACTTTGTGTAGTTATCCAGCATGTAATTCcaggcatttttaaaaggttgctGCAAGGGATTGTCAGGCAAGAAAGAGTCTATGTATTCCACCGCCAGATAAGCAGAGTTCAAGATATTAACGCTGTCGTTCATTGCCATTGTTCAAACATAAAGCATCACAAATCAGTTCTTCTACAGTTGTCTATAACTAACCTGCaaattttgaggggaaaaaaaaaaagaataaacagcagttaatcttcaggaaaaaaacccttattaCTTATCTTAGTTGTTACctagttttaaagtaaaaacagggaagagaaaaacaaatttgctTTCTACAGAATAGTGTAAAAGATTGGTTTGAGAGGCAAACCAATTTGAGAAGCAATCAGCTCTTCAGTTTTGAGATAAGGTCAAGGGAGCAAAAggataaagaaatattaatttttactcGATTTTATTTCAAGTCTTTTGCAGGATAATTGTATTCTGTACTACAAGTTCACAGAAAGGCCCAAACCATATCTAGAAATTAAACTAACCAGGATCTCTTGATTATCCAGCCTCACCCTTCTCATAGCTGTGAGCCAGAACCCACATGAACTACATCAACACAGCAGATTACCTTTAGACTGCAGCTGGCTTGAGGCAATCCACCTTCCTATAAGTAAGGGAGTTTTCATCACAGCTCCCAAAAGCATAGAGGCAGCGTATCCACAGGTGCCCTGAACTTCTGCCATTTCCACAGAGTGGGCTGcttgttggtttgggttggaagggaccttaaagatcatctagttccaacccctctgccataggcagggacaccctccactagaccaggttgtccaaagccccatccaacctggccttgaacacttccagggagggggcctccacaacctctctgggcaacctgttccagtgcctcgccaccaTCAGAGAAAATGTCATCCgtatgtccaatctaaacctaccctttctttagtttaaaactgttgctcCTTGTCTTGTCGCTGCAGGCCTTGGCAAAAcgtctttctccatctttcctataagtcccctttatatactgaaagGCTACAGTAAGGCgtccctgcagccttctcttctccagactgaacaaccccaactctctcagacTCCCTCCATAACCAGCATGCCCTCTGATCACttctgtggccctcctctggaggCCCTCCAATGGCTTCATCTTCCACTCTAAAGCACGTGTGGAATTCACAGGCCAGAGGATGCTGGTGAGCCCCCAGCTGATGAGCTCAGACTAGGCCCAACGTACATAACGCACCAAAAACTGGGTATCTAACGACATTACctatcctttttctttcttagcaaCAGCATCAAGACACTACCGTTTCTTACTAACGTCCAATACATCATAGCAGGTACCATTTTATTAATGGTAAACGCACCATAGCAGATGCCGAGGAAGCTTACAACGCCAGCTCTTCAACCGGTGGGCACGCGAGGCTACTTACCCTCCCGAAAAAGCAGTCGAGAGACCAGAGGCGAAGCTGCGCCCGGATCAGGCTTGTCCGGTCCCGTCCCGTCCCACCCGTGCGAGGACCCTGCGAGGAAGCGGGCAGACCTTGGCACTCGCCGCCCACGCGCGGGGCGATGACGGCGACGAGAGGAATGCCCAGGGGAGAGGCCCGGCCGGCGGCAGCCGCGCACAGCCGGCCCTCCGCGCCGCCGCGGTATGAGGGTGCCACCGGGAGGAGCCGCCCAGCCGGCTGGGCGCCCGCACCCCGGCACCAGCACCGGCACCCCCGAGTCAGGCCGCGaaccgaccgaccgaccgccCGCCTTCCCCCGCCCTCCACCCGCCCCAGCGGCGGATCCCGCGCGCCCCCTCACCTGGATGACAGCAGCGGCGacagcggcggcagcagcgcccGTCACAGCAATAACAACCTCCGGGGCCGCCGGCGCTTCAAGTGCGCCCTCCCATTGGCCGCCCCGCAACTCCCGGCGCGGCGCCCATTGGCTGGCTGGCGGCCGCGGCGGAGAGTCAGGCGTGAGGAGGGCCGGGACGGAGCTGCGAATCCCGCGCACCGATTGGCTGAAGGGGTGGAGTGAGGATAGTGAGACTTCAGCGCGCGGCCAATGAGGCGGGAGGGAGTCCGGGTGACGTCAAAGACGTGATGAGGAGGAGACCGGTACCTCAGGTGGGCAGAGGTGGGCGGGGTCAGCCGGAAGCGGGCGCGGCCCTTCCTTCGCCTCGGGGCCGTTGCGCGGGGCCGCTGCCCGGGGAGCGCCGGCGGGGCCCCCGCCCCCAGTCCCCACAGGGCCCACCCGGGCGTGGCGGGCTGCAGAAGCTGCCGCGGAATACTacagtgggaggaggaggggaatcGGAGCGCGGCCCACGGGAGGGGGTGGCGGCGGATACGAGGGAGACTCGCTGCCCGTTACTTCCATCCGCGCTGCTCCTGACGCTTCGTTTAAAGCGGCGTTGGCTCTTGTACAAGATCGGCAGGGCAGGGTGGGGCTACGGTCGGACtcattatcttctttttttccttttttgttttgttttgttttgtttgtttgtttgcctttgtGCACGCAGCCTCGGCCGTTCCCGCGCTGCCTGCGGCGGCAGGGCATGGGTGGTGTGTCCGTGTGCCTACGCACAGCCTTCCTTCCCGAAGTACATAAAAGGATTGAAATACAAGGGTAGAGCATAGTAGGAATGGACTAGAACCCCATTCATTGAGTTTGGTATCATGCCGGTAAAATTCTACAGATAATACAAACGTacaattcaaataaaatgtttctaatgAGCCCCGCAACCCCAAGCCACACCGTATCATACGGTATCAACAGTACAATGCAATCATCCATTTAATTTCTGCATCTGCcaaaaaaattattgtattCTCAACCATCGTACTAATTTCACAGCTCAGATAGTTCCAGTGAAACTTAGAGGTGGCCACTACCTTAACTAACTGAAAACCTGCAGCAAACCAGTGATATTTACATGACCAGTTCCTAAACCTTAGTAATTCTTTTCAATTTGCTTGTATTCAGATCTTTAGAACACCAGCTTccacccccactcccccccaaaaaaaatctcttcactGATGTAAAGATTATTTGGTTTGAGACTTGTATTGAGAAACACAAGTTTTAAGCGACTTGTTGGCATTAGGAAACAATATACAaacttttatttgaagaaaatgtcTCAAATATGACAATAACTTTGGTCATGTTAAAAGGAGGCCATCAAAGAACGAATAAAAATGAGCTGCTTTATAAGCCTGGCCACATACAGTATATTCAGATACTAGCTAACAGAAGCTAAGGTTACACGCATAAAGAGGCCTTAGTACCATGCAAGTTCAACGCAATTTCATACATTCATTATaaattttcacttattttcatGCCAAATCACCTTTTGGATAAAAAGGTAAGAAAGAAGTAACATCTAAATGTGAccaaaatggaacagaaaaaaaatcgtAAGTACagacaacatttttattaaaaagatctTGAAATTACACCTGTTCAAGAAGTGTTATACCATCTCTGATCTCTCCTTCAGTCAGAATTAGTAGTGTTAAGCAGTTACATATCAAAAAATACAACTCTGTTTTACAACATAGTACTGGCATATTCAAAGTACTGTGCCAAATTATAAATAGTAAAATCAGGTTTTGAAGTATTTCAATAGAAAGCAACTTATGCTCACACAAACATATATGCACATATTATAGTTATGTAACAAAAgttttataaaaggaaacatttaccCCATGCCAGCTTGAATTACTGAGGTGGGATTCAATACCTACTATGAAGACTGACGgttcatttctttaaatatatttattagtctctggaaaaaataagacaaaaatttACTTTCACCAGAATACACACCATTCTTCACTGACAATCCATTTCTCAGTCATGACTGACATAAGTCAGTCCTTATGAAagtggcttcttttttttttaagaccttgcaataaaaaagaaatggtccACTAGACTTCAAAAATTCAATCAGCTTCTGCTCAACTGCAGAATAATCCTACGCATTGCTTCTACCTAGAGTAATCTTCATCATCTGTCATCTGTAATTGTAGACAGTCACATCTTCCACTGTGACTCAAGGTGCAGCTACAAGTAGAGAAGTGCTTAGATACTCAGTCACTTCAAATACACTTGAAGACTGCTTCTAGTGCATATTCAAGTTGAAAATCCCTTTACTGATCATAATGGTTTGTCAATAACTGTAACACCTAGAGcgaggaaaaaaggcagatagtatttaaaaaaagatatcaagaatatgaaaagcaggttttaatataatattttgcAAGTACTATAACATCAAAAGCCTGTGCACCAGCGTTCATATTTTCCCTAACTTCTCTCTGACAAAGATGTCTGGATCAGTGCAAAGTTCTGAAAGTTtgtgacttgaaaaaaaattgccattacTCAAGTTTAATTTCGTTATCAGTGAAATATATCCTTAACATTCATGTAACTCAtttgagaaactgcagttaCTGAAGGAAAAGATTCTAGAAACAGCTCGTTTTctaaatatcaaataaaaaaacactTCTTCAGAATTGGACCCCCGTAGATGGAGACACAAATATCTTGTTAAAAAAAGGACTGGTCATACCACAAATATCTTTCTGACTCACCACTTACATGCCAAATCCCCCTTTGAGTACAGTTTAATACCATGTTTTTCCTTGTAGTGAGTAATTGTTTGAAGTCATCATTCAAAAAAATACCTTCAGCTTCTTCATAACTATTCTAGTATCTTAGGTTTTACCTTAGACAGGACTTTGTTTGGATGCTTTGTCAAATTTCTAATCCTAGCTGTTACACTGGAAAAAGTCTGTTAAATATCTATACACATTACCTGCATAGCTTCTTCCTGTACTCATACAAGATGACACAACTGTCCATTTATCAGTTGTTGGATTATAATATTCCACTGTTGATAAATTACAGGAACCATCATCTCCTCCAACTACATACAAGAGACCATTTACAGCACaaacacctaaaaaaaaaagacaggaaaccAATGTGAAAATTAGCAATTGGCTTGTTCACCCCACAAAAAGCATGGTTTCTATTCTGCAACAtcatgaaagcagcagaaatccaGAAACATGCCATTTACACCAAATAGCATTAccagtattttaaagtaattgttGGGTATACCTGCATTCCTTCTGCACATGTTCATGTCTGCAACCTGCTTCCATGTACTGGCAAGAGGATCAAACACTTCCACGCTTTTTCTTACCAAAGGACCATCATGACCACCTACTGCATACAATAAATTGTTTAACACACCAACACCTGTGAATATATGAAAATACTCAAAATTAACCAGAGAATGGTTTGACCAATACAAAGGAGAAACAACAAATATTATGTCCACTAACATAAATCCTTCATCCAGTCAACGTTAGGaacaatttcagaaaacagttgGGTCAGGATGCACTAAAGCAAAAAGACAGTAACTACAGCAAGACAAAGATAAAATGTCTTGCATGCCAATCTACCATATTGCAGCATACAAAGACCAGAGCTGTTCTGCAACAGAAGGTTTAGAAAATTTTGGACGAAAAGTGATGCGCAGGAAAATGAGGGTTGTTGAAATTTAGGAGTAATTAGAAGTGACAGTAAATGAGACAGTATGCTCAGCCAGCATAACAGAAATCTGACAAGATGATAAAGCGTAAGTGAATTTTTAGAAAGTAAAAACTGTGCAGTACCGAGGATAAAAGCTGAATGGATAGACATTATACAATAGGGATGTTTCCAATTAAGTGTCTGAATACCTTGTATACATAGACATGAAACAAAAGTAAACAGTTAGTGAGCACCTTCTTCCTCCAGAATTTGGAGGAGAACACCATGGCTCCTTGAACCAAGCTTCAGTTATCAAAATATCCAAAAGGATATTAAAGGGTCTCCTTTACTCCCTAGGGTCTCCTTCACAACAAAAGTTTATCAACCTGTAAGCTTGGgatgaaagaataaataaagcTAGTCTATGTCTACTTGCTAATCAGGCTGCATATATTGAAAAGATGGTAATAGGCGAAGCAGAAAGGAAGCCCTGTTTGTTTATTCCTCACTTTATAATGCACTATTAGAACCCAAATATCATAGATTTCAGA
Proteins encoded in this window:
- the MSMO1 gene encoding methylsterol monooxygenase 1, whose protein sequence is MAMNDSVNILNSAYLAVEYIDSFLPDNPLQQPFKNAWNYMLDNYTKFQIATWGSLIVHEVSYFLLCVPGFVFQFIPYMQKYKIQQDKPETWEKQWKCFKTLLFNHFFIQLPLICGTYYFTEYFNIPYEWEEMPKWYVLVAQCFGCAVIEDAWHYFLHRLLHHKRIYKYIHKVHHEFVSPFGMQAEYAHPLETLILGTGFFIGIVVFCNHVILLWAWVICRLMETIDVHSGYDVPLNPLHLVPFYAGARFHDFHHMNFIGNYASTFTWWDRIFGTDSQFIAYKEKEKKQQLITKKKAN